The nucleotide window ATATTTAAAatgaatgaagcctatagttttcttttccacgtatgaagcaaatctttcggtagttgtatctttttaaccatagctccgattagcgtgcctctcgcgattgtgtgttcgtagcgatgcgtagagtCGTGTTTCAAAGTCTTTGACTTATTTTTCCTATGATTGGTGTAccattctaatttagttctattgtttgctttgtgtatgattgtatggatgcttctGTGGTGCTCTATGATTTCGTCCAGTTGGTGAGATATACAtggtgatcaagaaaaagaagaagaagaacgttgaagattaaagcttaccgaaggattagtgttttaaggcaagtatagcatgggatattccttgttctcctatacacctttaatcatttaattcatactgcatgtgtctaccttgactgccactaagtaTTTCCTActactttgtaccttgtaccttgatacctattgggtattgcattgggtagtatgatgctagtgctcaactacaaacatgattttgtaacttgactaatggtatatgcaataaacattaaaagatgctttttagcaacatggaacaaggggggctagagcattgggttgttctTATGGTGctatagattcctctccctaaggacttatctgtatgtgatcatccgagacttatagtacaactataaGGGCTAtctggctctagctttagctcagtatgagaacctttttctagcttgttagtggttacctttattggtgtaagaatggcttgccgaatcgggtatagtgtggcctctatccccatgtgtataggttgcgtgtcaatgtgccatcgggaagggggctctacatctgtttgccgagtgaatctaatggccctaacttgttagacgaacctttgaaaggcttcatagtgaacccagctaaccttccttagaagtgggtgaagagattagctacctcgggcgaaagggtaaatcacgactcatagtgaaagtgtacaacctctgcagagagtaaaactggtatatcagccgtgctcatggtcacaagtggccttagaacatttacgaaatagatggtgaacactgatgatatggatgatgaagatgctcactaatggttaactgttgatgctattcattattcatgtttacctgatcatgtgtttatgggcttgtgataaacgtgttgccacccaattgctaaaagatgacccattaaaagctaatcatagttaaccAGTGTTGGCCTTTTGAGCCctatgaaccccatgatatatttgttgagtatgacatgtacttacgcttgctttatttttttcaattatttggataaaaatcccagatgggtaccagattgctagagtttggaggaattaggcttgtgatcaaccaatcagttgtccctatggaactggtcttcacccaaagatcggagttgtctttccgctgtgtgctatctaaggttatattctttatactagtaCATTacgtatttaagcattgtctattgatattacccttatttgtggctatatgtgagatttgacttcctcggctcacatatggtgtgtatctggttttgttcttaaaactgggtgtgacATGTTGCGACAGTTCTAAACACTGGATGGAGGATGATCAGTAACTGTTGCATCAATGCGATTGAATTGAGATTGGGCCACGTCCGTCGCATTGCCATGGGCATCACAACCATCAAAGTTCGCCCTTTCTGATCGGAGGACGTGGGTGTATAGCTGTTGAGATTATCGGGACCCTAAGACAATCTGACCCTATAAAATATAGATGCTCTGGATCATTGCAAGTCGATGAACAACGAAATGCAGTGCTGACAACTATCAGgggctatccaactagtccatagaacccaactattaggggctaacaactagttctagtctaCAGACCCCAACAGTTAGTTTGCTTTTTTTAGCCATGGATAACTAGTTATAGTCCATCCAAATAGGGTGTAAGATAGTACAATACTAGGAAATCTTTACAGACCAGATAATAGttctgatgaaacaacaaaatacagatcgtgCCAACTCTTGCGCCAAGTTCACCGCAACCATTCATCGTTCGTCTtgcgcacctccaccttgagcttagcttcatcgtactcctgcttctcccattcctcgtcctcatcatcgCTGCAGGTGGCCTCGTGGATCATGCTGAAGAAGCAGGTGTTGCCGACGTTGAGGTGGTTGCTTGCGCAGAACTCATCCCACCCGTACTTGAATGACGTGCGCACTTTGTTGTTCGTGTGGGTCCTCTCCAAGGCCACAAACCAGGACTAATGCGTCACGGGGTCCCGATCTTCACAACGTAGGATGAACACCAGATAACTAGCTTCAAAGAAGCCAAGATAACTTGCTGCAAGCAGCAATAACTAGTGCAACGTGACAAATAAAACTCGAAAccaaccaccgtctttaaccGGCAACCTGAATCGAGGATTTGCCCAACTACACTCTCAAGGAACCAACCAACACAGCCTATAATCAATCGAGGAAATCTCAAAGGGAGTTGGAGCACCAATTGAGAGCGGGTGAAGCCGCCGCTGCTGTAATCCCgcgaaggaaatcacaagagcaatGGGGTAGAGACCACTCTCAAGGTTTGTTAGTACACAGCTGAACAAAGGGGGTTTCTGTATTTCGATTATCAAAAGCCTGAGATTGCCATGAGGCAATGGGGTATTTATACTAGGAATAGCCCTCCTAGATATGTGTAAACACAAAACAAAAAAGATAAGATAGACTATGTGAAAGGGGTTCCACGAAATGAATTCCTAGAGAGTTTCCGCATGGCTGTTGGTAATCTGTGCAGTCTTTAGTATTTTGGCAATAACTCCACCTTGGAACTTCAAAATGATGAGccgttggatgcgttggaaagctaacttgataagCTTTCATACAATGTGCAGAATGCACCACGAAAtattgtagaatggtacagttttgCATGGGAAGTTGATTATCATTCAAACTGTTGACCTGCTGACCAATCTTCACTAATGCAGACGTATCTCAACATTGGAAAGTCAAAATCAGTTGAGACCACTTGGGTTTGAAACTAGACTTGACAAGATTTCCAAGAAGTCTTCATGGGCCTTCATAGCTTTTGTGAAtaaaaagttatgactgtttctTCTTGACGGTTCTGTCATGCAGTGCTGGCCCGAGCGTGGCTCTTCTATGTAATCCTGTCTTGGTGTGTCCTTGTCATTCTCCCTGGTGAACCTAAGCAATAGCAACGTGTACgacttaggcagtatataattctcattaatattaaaaTGAATTTCACAAAGTAGCGTATTCACCTCTTGTTGGAGCTTCTTTGCTTGACTATGTGTAACCGGTCCATCAATGACTTGGGCTGGTATCGATGTAGGTGATACTTGAGTTGGTGTAGCTTGAAGTGGAGGTTGTAACATGTTGCTCGATGgcatggtcatatcatcctcTCCCCTTGaaaaggagtcgtcctcgactctaaaGGGTCTTTACTTGTGAATGGTAATAGATCAGCAACATTGAAGGTGTTGCTCACGCCATAAC belongs to Miscanthus floridulus cultivar M001 chromosome 4, ASM1932011v1, whole genome shotgun sequence and includes:
- the LOC136548361 gene encoding B3 domain-containing protein Os03g0212300-like — its product is MEASKRAAYVKKIHEKTKEAIEIKAERKGASMNKHRKKVLFEPGDLRTHTNNKVRTSFKYGWDEFCASNHLNVGNTCFFSMIHEATCSDDEDEEWEKQEYDEAKLKVEVRKTNDEWLR